The proteins below come from a single Iocasia fonsfrigidae genomic window:
- a CDS encoding DUF5320 domain-containing protein → MPAGDRTGPQGYGPLTGRGMGNCVGSWCPVPRRGFGVGVGRGRGYGAGYGPGYGRRYHYPAYDEQSKVLHQEEYQMLKAMAEDLTAELEAINKRLNILEGKSSDNTGDE, encoded by the coding sequence ATGCCTGCAGGAGATCGAACTGGACCTCAAGGATATGGACCTTTAACAGGAAGGGGAATGGGCAATTGTGTTGGCAGCTGGTGCCCGGTACCCAGGCGGGGATTTGGTGTTGGTGTCGGACGTGGACGCGGTTATGGAGCTGGCTATGGACCAGGGTATGGCCGAAGGTATCATTACCCAGCATATGATGAACAAAGTAAAGTACTCCATCAGGAAGAGTACCAAATGTTAAAGGCTATGGCTGAGGATTTAACAGCTGAACTGGAAGCGATTAATAAGCGCTTGAATATCCTGGAAGGAAAAAGCAGTGACAATACTGGTGATGAATAA
- a CDS encoding YaaR family protein has translation MRIDKNLLSPLKNRDENKRVNKKSPGGAEKSDFKEKLTEINEQEIKERLDKLLGIIDEQGKKLKKSLDKKDLAEYKKRVKVFLKIIQKEFAQAKQSYSWDGRGNMKTYTIIEKIDKNLETLHNLFIEEQADALEVLRQVDEIRGLLLDLYI, from the coding sequence ATGCGGATAGATAAAAATTTGCTTTCTCCATTAAAAAATCGTGATGAGAATAAGCGTGTTAATAAAAAGAGCCCGGGTGGAGCTGAGAAAAGCGATTTTAAGGAAAAATTGACCGAGATAAATGAACAGGAGATTAAAGAGAGGCTTGACAAACTCCTTGGTATTATAGATGAGCAGGGGAAGAAACTAAAGAAATCACTTGATAAGAAAGACCTGGCAGAATATAAAAAACGGGTTAAAGTCTTTCTTAAGATAATACAAAAGGAGTTTGCTCAGGCTAAACAGTCTTATAGTTGGGACGGCAGGGGTAATATGAAGACCTATACAATAATTGAAAAGATAGATAAAAATCTGGAAACCCTCCATAATCTCTTTATCGAGGAACAGGCAGATGCCCTGGAGGTTTTGCGGCAGGTTGATGAAATTAGAGGGCTCTTGCTTGATCTCTATATTTAA
- a CDS encoding ribonuclease J: MTDDKKISVISLGGRGEVGKNMIVVENEEDMIVLDTGTLFPDDEKYGVDLIIPDISYLEKNQKKLRGIIFSHGHEDHIGAIPYLLEKITPPLYGTDLTIGLIKDRLENNGLIDKANLNTIGSNIINKDLELGSFKIEFCHVNHSIPASVAMGIHTPAGLIIYTGDYKFDQTPINNPQTDYDKLANWGRQGVLALLGDSTNAEHEGHTLSERVVARSLEESFSLVESRIIIATFSSNIDRIQQILKAAKKNNRKIAISGRSMANTIEIASKLAYLDIPEGMIISINEANKMKPEEIVLLMTGSQGEYRAALSRLARNEHREISIIPGDTVYLSSSPIPGNEKAIGETINMLYSKGAKVIYNGMIDLHASGHACQEEIKLMINLTKPKYLIPVHGEFRHLYHHAQLARQVGIPVGNIIIALNGDRVEISPDKAAVTEKVAVGELYIEGYQISKTDELVLTERRKLSENGFINIILAVDQKLNLYSRPLLISRGFIYKNELQAVLNDAEEVVVKALQTLKSVKNKSSDPSLLKNRINSILGKYFYEKTNRSPLIITELLIIKNTDN, encoded by the coding sequence ATGACAGATGACAAAAAAATCTCAGTAATATCACTTGGCGGACGTGGTGAAGTCGGCAAAAATATGATTGTAGTTGAAAATGAAGAGGACATGATAGTATTGGATACCGGTACTCTATTTCCAGATGATGAAAAATATGGTGTTGATCTAATTATTCCTGATATATCATATCTGGAGAAAAACCAAAAGAAACTGCGTGGTATTATTTTTTCCCACGGACATGAAGACCATATTGGTGCCATACCCTACTTATTAGAAAAAATAACCCCCCCTTTATATGGTACAGATTTAACAATAGGTCTAATAAAAGACCGCCTGGAGAATAATGGTTTAATCGACAAAGCCAATCTCAATACTATCGGTTCCAATATAATTAATAAAGACCTGGAACTGGGTTCTTTTAAGATTGAGTTTTGTCATGTTAATCATAGCATACCAGCAAGTGTAGCCATGGGGATCCATACTCCAGCAGGATTAATCATTTATACAGGGGATTATAAATTTGATCAAACACCAATTAATAATCCCCAGACAGATTATGATAAACTGGCTAACTGGGGCAGGCAGGGAGTACTAGCCCTTTTAGGAGACAGTACAAATGCAGAACATGAAGGCCATACCCTCTCTGAACGGGTAGTAGCCCGTAGTCTGGAAGAAAGCTTTAGTCTGGTAGAGTCCAGAATAATAATAGCCACCTTTTCTAGTAATATCGACCGGATCCAGCAGATATTAAAGGCAGCTAAAAAAAACAACAGAAAAATAGCTATTAGTGGTAGGAGTATGGCCAATACAATAGAAATAGCCAGTAAACTTGCTTACTTAGATATCCCTGAGGGTATGATTATAAGTATTAATGAGGCCAACAAAATGAAACCTGAAGAAATAGTTTTGCTTATGACAGGTAGTCAGGGGGAATATAGAGCAGCCTTAAGTAGATTAGCCCGTAATGAACACAGAGAGATTTCTATTATACCTGGTGATACTGTATACCTATCATCCAGCCCAATACCTGGTAATGAAAAGGCAATTGGTGAAACTATCAATATGTTATACAGTAAGGGGGCCAAGGTAATCTACAATGGGATGATTGACCTACACGCTTCCGGTCATGCCTGTCAGGAAGAGATCAAATTAATGATTAACCTGACAAAACCAAAGTACTTAATTCCAGTTCACGGTGAATTTCGACATTTATATCACCATGCCCAACTGGCAAGACAGGTGGGCATACCAGTAGGAAATATCATCATTGCCCTCAACGGTGACAGGGTAGAGATAAGCCCTGATAAGGCAGCAGTCACCGAAAAAGTAGCTGTTGGTGAATTATATATTGAGGGTTATCAAATTAGTAAAACAGATGAGCTTGTTCTCACTGAACGAAGGAAATTATCTGAAAATGGTTTTATAAATATTATCCTAGCTGTTGATCAAAAACTCAATTTATACAGCAGACCCCTTTTAATTTCCAGGGGATTTATCTATAAAAATGAATTACAGGCTGTCCTTAATGATGCCGAAGAAGTAGTAGTTAAAGCCCTGCAGACCCTAAAATCAGTTAAAAATAAAAGCAGTGATCCCTCACTACTAAAAAATAGAATTAATAGTATCCTGGGTAAATACTTTTACGAAAAAACAAATAGAAGCCCCTTAATAATAACAGAATTATTAATCATAAAAAACACTGATAATTAA
- a CDS encoding N-acetylmuramoyl-L-alanine amidase family protein has protein sequence MPKNIALLTAFLLIAILIAAAGTLQAGDMHIYINGQDYFDKFETKLIDGCLMVKARSLADILGAEINWFKAIKTIHLKKDDTKLKMMADNPYIQVNDKTYKTEHQPTMLKGSSYLPLKEVIEHLGYLYQENGKDIYINKPSSYVKGISWQKSGQQLLLELDKISPYRINKTDDPKKIVLELDQTALSPDFKDDLSNKNFYLKIEKVANRARLRLSIISKYPIPFQRDMGIDEDGNKLLINFLPSITAIDWKNNRLKITANGDMRRPEILLLQNPKRMVLDIPGLMLNNFDLNIEKNDWIEDVRVSQFKYDPVTLRVVLDLVEDKQMELVQDNSSNTMILKPADLSEVRDLKFENSILSFITDQSTNPDLFFLEKPDRLVINLINTVRGDNFPDKIDVKGELITAVRTAKFNEETVRIVADMTRESAYKLEQKQLSNGKFKHIIKFENGFNKLVLTDSTTKTDISFDFLRQANYEVKRLSYPDRLVVDIQGIGGISQEELPEPLGLIEGIRIGQFSSEPQVSRVTFDLTDYHGHKVISMNPDSSINITLIKGAAEPVTGKNVIVIDAGHGGFDPGAIGPSGLKEKDVTLSIALKVQSLLESEGYDIVLTREQDNFISLKERVDIANEIKARLFVSIHANASNSRYADGTETYLAPDKPAENKLLARVLQRELSNSLKRKNRGILKDNFYVIKYTEMPSALVEVAFISNPHEESLLSSDFFLEKAARAISKGIKSYLDNVRQGDEGVDE, from the coding sequence ATGCCTAAAAATATAGCCCTTTTAACGGCTTTTTTATTGATAGCAATTTTAATTGCTGCTGCTGGGACATTACAGGCAGGGGATATGCATATTTATATAAATGGACAGGATTACTTCGATAAATTTGAAACTAAATTGATAGATGGTTGTTTGATGGTAAAAGCCCGTTCACTGGCAGATATTTTGGGGGCCGAAATTAATTGGTTTAAGGCGATTAAGACAATTCATTTAAAAAAAGATGATACTAAACTTAAAATGATGGCTGATAATCCATACATACAGGTTAATGATAAAACATATAAAACAGAGCATCAACCGACAATGCTTAAGGGAAGTAGTTATCTTCCCCTTAAAGAGGTGATTGAACATTTGGGTTACCTCTATCAGGAGAACGGCAAAGATATCTATATTAATAAACCAAGTTCTTATGTGAAGGGGATCAGTTGGCAGAAGTCTGGTCAACAGTTATTACTGGAGCTGGATAAAATAAGCCCCTATAGAATCAATAAGACAGATGACCCCAAAAAAATTGTTCTTGAGTTAGACCAGACAGCCCTGTCACCAGACTTTAAGGATGATCTTTCAAATAAAAATTTCTATTTAAAGATAGAAAAGGTTGCTAACAGGGCTCGTTTAAGGTTATCGATTATCAGCAAATACCCTATTCCTTTTCAGAGAGACATGGGAATAGACGAAGATGGTAATAAGCTATTGATTAATTTTTTGCCTTCTATTACTGCTATAGACTGGAAAAACAATAGATTAAAGATTACTGCCAATGGCGATATGCGCAGACCAGAGATTCTTCTACTGCAAAATCCAAAGAGGATGGTTCTGGATATACCGGGTTTAATGCTTAATAATTTTGACCTTAATATAGAGAAAAATGACTGGATTGAAGATGTTAGGGTAAGTCAGTTTAAGTATGACCCTGTTACTTTGCGGGTGGTGCTTGATTTAGTAGAGGATAAACAGATGGAGTTAGTTCAGGATAATAGCTCTAATACTATGATTTTGAAACCAGCTGACCTTTCTGAAGTAAGGGACCTTAAATTTGAAAACAGTATACTTAGTTTTATAACAGACCAATCTACTAATCCTGACTTATTTTTTCTTGAGAAACCGGATAGACTAGTAATTAACCTTATAAATACAGTTAGAGGAGATAATTTTCCTGATAAGATAGATGTAAAGGGGGAACTTATTACTGCTGTCAGGACAGCCAAATTTAATGAGGAGACAGTAAGGATAGTTGCAGATATGACAAGGGAGTCTGCCTATAAATTGGAACAAAAGCAGTTATCAAACGGTAAATTTAAACATATAATTAAGTTTGAGAACGGCTTTAATAAACTTGTTTTAACAGATTCAACTACTAAGACTGATATTTCTTTTGATTTTCTTAGACAGGCAAACTATGAGGTTAAAAGACTTTCTTATCCTGACCGGCTTGTAGTGGATATTCAGGGGATAGGGGGGATTTCTCAGGAAGAGCTGCCAGAGCCACTGGGTTTAATTGAAGGTATCAGGATAGGTCAATTTAGTTCTGAACCTCAGGTGAGCAGGGTGACTTTTGATTTAACTGATTATCACGGGCATAAGGTAATATCAATGAACCCTGATAGTAGTATTAATATTACTCTGATAAAGGGGGCCGCTGAACCTGTTACTGGAAAAAATGTTATTGTGATCGATGCTGGTCATGGTGGTTTTGACCCTGGTGCTATAGGTCCTTCAGGACTTAAGGAGAAAGATGTTACCCTTTCTATTGCACTTAAAGTACAGAGCCTTTTGGAATCTGAAGGTTATGATATTGTGCTGACCAGAGAGCAGGATAATTTTATTTCATTAAAAGAAAGGGTAGATATAGCTAATGAAATAAAGGCCCGATTATTTGTCAGTATTCATGCTAATGCCTCTAATTCTAGATATGCAGATGGAACAGAGACATATCTTGCGCCAGATAAGCCGGCTGAAAATAAGCTGTTGGCTAGGGTGCTGCAGAGGGAATTATCTAATTCCTTAAAACGAAAGAATAGAGGTATCCTGAAGGATAATTTCTATGTAATAAAATATACTGAGATGCCTTCAGCACTTGTAGAAGTAGCGTTTATTTCTAATCCACATGAAGAGTCATTATTATCCAGCGATTTCTTTCTAGAAAAAGCTGCCAGGGCAATAAGTAAAGGGATTAAATCTTATCTTGACAATGTTAGACAGGGAGATGAAGGGGTAGATGAGTAG
- a CDS encoding GerMN domain-containing protein, which translates to MSRRSLLIYLLILIIGFIIVYNIIGEQDFSGDDSREVIVYYATRDAMYLDQERRTVKQDGLYRNTVEELLKGPETSSLSPTIPEGVELLKLSLRDNIIYLDFNNALLDNHWGGSTGESLTVYSIVNTMVQFEEIDAVQILIEGEKIETLAGHMYLLEPLEMNESIVKK; encoded by the coding sequence ATGAGTAGGAGAAGTCTATTAATTTATTTGCTTATTCTTATTATTGGATTTATTATAGTTTACAATATAATAGGGGAGCAGGATTTCAGTGGTGATGACAGTAGAGAAGTTATTGTCTATTATGCTACCCGGGATGCAATGTACCTTGACCAGGAAAGAAGAACAGTCAAGCAGGATGGGCTTTACAGGAATACAGTTGAGGAACTACTTAAAGGCCCTGAAACCAGCTCTTTAAGTCCAACTATACCAGAGGGTGTAGAACTATTAAAATTAAGCCTTAGGGATAATATAATATATCTTGATTTTAATAATGCCCTTCTTGATAATCACTGGGGGGGGAGTACAGGGGAATCCCTAACCGTTTATTCGATTGTTAATACAATGGTTCAGTTTGAAGAAATTGATGCTGTTCAAATACTAATTGAGGGAGAAAAGATAGAGACATTGGCTGGACATATGTATTTGCTGGAACCATTAGAGATGAATGAAAGTATTGTAAAAAAATAG
- the rph gene encoding ribonuclease PH has product MDNKRNDGRSNDQLRALSITRNFTKYAEGSVLIKTGATQVICNVSIENSVPYFLRGQNKGWLTAEYSLLPRSTHNRTVREAARGKISGRTKEIQRLIGRSLRSIIDLDKMGERTIWIDCDVIQADGGTRTASITGAYVALVDAVNYLIDKGELEESPLNSYLAATSVGIVDGELLLDLCYEEDSQAQVDMNVVMTGEGKIIEIQGTAEQNPFTRSEMTVLMDLAEKGIKELVLAQRESLEE; this is encoded by the coding sequence ATGGATAATAAACGAAATGATGGTAGGTCAAATGATCAGCTGAGGGCACTGTCAATTACAAGGAATTTCACTAAATATGCTGAAGGTTCAGTACTTATCAAAACAGGTGCTACCCAGGTTATCTGTAATGTTTCCATAGAAAATAGTGTTCCTTACTTTTTAAGGGGACAGAATAAAGGCTGGCTAACAGCTGAGTATTCGCTGCTACCCAGGTCTACTCACAATAGAACTGTCAGGGAGGCTGCCCGGGGCAAGATAAGCGGACGAACCAAAGAGATTCAGAGGTTGATAGGGCGTTCCCTCCGCTCAATAATTGACCTTGATAAAATGGGGGAAAGGACTATCTGGATTGACTGTGATGTTATTCAGGCTGATGGTGGAACTAGAACAGCTTCAATTACCGGGGCTTATGTAGCTTTAGTAGATGCTGTCAACTACCTTATTGATAAGGGGGAATTAGAAGAATCACCACTTAATTCCTATCTGGCGGCAACAAGTGTGGGTATAGTAGATGGTGAATTGCTATTGGACCTCTGTTATGAAGAAGATTCACAGGCCCAGGTTGATATGAATGTGGTTATGACAGGAGAAGGAAAGATAATAGAGATACAGGGGACAGCAGAGCAAAACCCTTTTACGCGTTCAGAGATGACTGTATTGATGGATCTGGCAGAAAAGGGAATTAAAGAACTAGTACTGGCTCAGAGGGAGAGTCTGGAGGAATAA
- a CDS encoding XTP/dITP diphosphatase, with amino-acid sequence MSRKLLIASGNRNKIYEINKLLAGLGLEIVDMGEYPDLPEVEEDGKTFKDNALKKARERSIQTGLLTMADDSGIEVDHLKGRPGVYSARYAGLTATDDENNRKLLEELKGVRFEERTARYRAVIALVDPLSGKEYTVEGSCEGIITEHPRGNNGFGYDPYFWLPVYNKTMAELPLEEKNKISHRAEALNGIKEILENKYSNILEK; translated from the coding sequence ATGAGCAGGAAGCTATTAATTGCCAGTGGTAATAGAAATAAAATATATGAAATCAATAAATTGCTGGCTGGATTAGGGCTGGAAATAGTCGATATGGGGGAATATCCTGACCTTCCTGAAGTTGAAGAAGATGGTAAAACTTTTAAAGATAATGCCCTGAAAAAGGCCAGAGAACGCTCAATACAGACCGGGCTTTTAACAATGGCTGATGATTCCGGTATAGAGGTTGATCATCTAAAAGGGAGACCAGGTGTTTATTCGGCACGTTATGCTGGTTTGACAGCAACTGATGATGAGAATAACAGAAAATTGCTTGAAGAATTAAAAGGTGTTCGATTTGAAGAGAGAACAGCACGTTACCGGGCAGTAATTGCCCTGGTTGACCCCCTGAGTGGTAAAGAATATACAGTAGAGGGCAGCTGTGAAGGGATAATTACTGAACACCCCAGGGGGAATAATGGTTTTGGTTATGATCCCTATTTCTGGCTCCCTGTTTATAATAAAACTATGGCTGAACTCCCTTTAGAGGAGAAAAATAAGATCAGCCATCGGGCAGAGGCCTTAAATGGCATAAAGGAAATATTGGAGAATAAATATTCAAATATCCTGGAAAAATAA
- a CDS encoding RsiV family protein produces the protein MQNYKTAILKQAAATYPQLARVSNQPLENRINRLIKRTVDKTLPTGRYQDMNIITAASKYETTVNYNDILSLRFENYYYPEMMASGITVVQALTVNLITGKKYKLRDLFREGSNYKAYLDNIIEQEIIERGIPLINEFPGITGDEVFYLKKDTLVIVYQEYELTPGYYGTLEFNIPYSKLEPLINENSPIARLM, from the coding sequence TTGCAAAACTATAAAACGGCTATATTAAAACAGGCAGCTGCCACTTATCCTCAGTTAGCAAGAGTCAGCAATCAACCACTAGAAAACAGAATAAATAGATTAATCAAAAGAACTGTTGATAAAACATTACCTACTGGTAGGTATCAAGATATGAACATAATCACAGCTGCCAGCAAATATGAAACAACCGTTAATTACAATGATATATTGAGTCTCCGCTTTGAAAACTACTATTATCCAGAGATGATGGCCAGTGGTATAACCGTTGTTCAGGCCTTAACAGTTAATTTAATTACAGGTAAAAAATATAAGTTGAGAGACCTTTTTAGAGAGGGAAGTAATTATAAGGCTTATCTAGACAATATAATTGAACAAGAAATAATAGAGAGAGGTATTCCACTAATTAATGAATTCCCCGGCATAACTGGTGATGAGGTTTTTTATCTCAAGAAAGATACACTGGTTATAGTATATCAGGAATATGAGTTAACTCCCGGCTACTACGGCACTTTGGAATTTAATATACCTTACAGTAAACTAGAACCTCTAATTAATGAAAATAGTCCTATCGCCAGACTAATGTGA
- a CDS encoding amino acid ABC transporter ATP-binding protein, with protein MITFKDVNKWFGSLHVLKGISTDVYPGEVVVIIGPSGSGKSTMLRCINRLEAIQRGNLIVDGFNISDKKINITEVRAEIGMVFQHFHLYPHMTVIENITLAPRKVRKTKKKIAQQEAFELLEKVGISDKAYSYPSQLSGGQKQRVAIARGLAMYPKIMLFDEPTSALDPEMIKEVLDVMKKLAYEGMTMVVVTHEMGFAREVADRVIFMDQGAIVEIGTPEHFFNNPKEERTQSFLQQIL; from the coding sequence ATTATTACTTTTAAAGATGTTAATAAATGGTTTGGGAGTCTACATGTATTAAAAGGGATTTCAACTGATGTCTACCCTGGGGAAGTGGTTGTAATTATTGGGCCTAGTGGGTCGGGCAAAAGCACTATGTTAAGATGTATAAATAGACTTGAAGCTATACAGAGAGGGAATTTGATTGTTGATGGATTTAATATTAGTGATAAGAAAATTAATATTACTGAGGTCAGGGCAGAAATAGGGATGGTCTTTCAACATTTCCACCTTTATCCCCATATGACTGTCATAGAAAATATTACACTGGCACCCAGAAAAGTACGCAAAACAAAGAAAAAGATAGCTCAACAGGAAGCCTTTGAACTGTTAGAGAAAGTGGGAATTTCAGATAAAGCCTATTCTTATCCTTCGCAATTATCTGGAGGTCAGAAGCAGAGAGTTGCTATTGCCAGGGGACTGGCTATGTATCCCAAAATTATGCTCTTTGATGAACCAACATCAGCACTTGATCCAGAAATGATTAAAGAAGTACTGGATGTTATGAAAAAGCTGGCTTATGAGGGAATGACCATGGTGGTAGTGACACATGAAATGGGGTTTGCCCGGGAAGTAGCCGACAGGGTTATTTTTATGGATCAAGGTGCTATTGTAGAAATTGGTACCCCTGAACATTTTTTCAATAACCCTAAAGAAGAAAGAACACAGTCTTTTTTACAACAAATTTTGTAA
- a CDS encoding ABC transporter substrate-binding protein: protein MFKKTFLSVLTLLIIFVLSMTAFADSTLEKVQSEGVLVAGVKFDSPPFGFVDESGQVVGFDIDVAKYIADELGVELELKQVTSKTRIPMLQEGTVDLLVATMTHNKTREEAIDYSITYFFTGQKLLVKSNSNIKGTDDLAGKTIATVQGSTSEINIKNAQPAAEVLTFQEYPQAFMAVKQGRADAMTTDASILAGFAGQNPGFEIVGPNISDEPYGIGVCENDSDFRDAVNFSIMKMWESGDYELTYAKWFGPNTKYPLPLSGKVEVWP, encoded by the coding sequence GTGTTTAAAAAAACATTCTTATCTGTTTTGACTTTGTTGATAATTTTCGTATTAAGTATGACTGCATTTGCTGACTCTACACTGGAAAAAGTTCAATCTGAAGGTGTACTGGTAGCTGGTGTAAAGTTTGACTCGCCACCATTTGGTTTTGTAGATGAAAGTGGTCAAGTGGTTGGTTTTGATATTGATGTTGCAAAATATATTGCTGATGAATTAGGTGTTGAACTTGAACTTAAACAGGTTACTTCAAAAACTCGTATTCCTATGCTGCAGGAGGGTACAGTTGATTTATTAGTTGCTACTATGACTCATAATAAAACCCGTGAAGAAGCAATAGATTATAGTATTACTTATTTTTTTACTGGACAGAAGTTATTGGTTAAAAGTAATAGTAATATAAAAGGCACTGATGATCTGGCTGGTAAAACCATTGCTACAGTTCAAGGTTCGACCAGTGAAATAAATATAAAAAATGCTCAACCAGCAGCCGAAGTCCTTACTTTTCAAGAATACCCACAGGCTTTTATGGCTGTAAAACAAGGTCGGGCTGATGCAATGACAACTGATGCCAGTATTTTAGCTGGTTTTGCCGGCCAAAACCCTGGTTTTGAAATAGTTGGTCCAAATATCTCTGATGAACCTTATGGAATAGGGGTTTGTGAAAATGACTCTGATTTCCGTGATGCTGTTAATTTTTCAATTATGAAAATGTGGGAATCAGGGGATTATGAATTAACATATGCTAAATGGTTTGGCCCTAATACAAAATATCCGTTGCCATTAAGCGGCAAAGTAGAAGTATGGCCGTAG
- a CDS encoding amino acid ABC transporter permease has product MDYDFNWLVLWDYRELLLKGLLITIKLSIISIALSTIIGFIFGTMRTAKNKLLRMVSSVYVEFFLNTPLIIQLFFWYFALPMALPEFIRGWFWSHNYEFISAVIGLTIYTSTFIAEVIRAGIQSIDDGQWEAGQSSGLTRFQCLIFIIIPQAIQVIIPPLCNQYLNLIKNSSLAMTVAVAELTYQAQAIEALTFRGFEAFTAATLIYIVLTLLVSLLMNRFEKWINRSRISIST; this is encoded by the coding sequence ATGGACTATGATTTTAACTGGTTAGTTCTCTGGGATTATAGAGAATTGCTCTTAAAAGGTCTGCTTATTACAATTAAATTATCAATAATATCTATTGCTCTTAGCACAATTATTGGTTTTATATTTGGTACTATGCGTACTGCAAAAAATAAATTACTTAGAATGGTATCCTCGGTTTATGTAGAATTTTTTCTTAATACCCCTTTGATTATTCAACTTTTTTTCTGGTATTTTGCTTTACCTATGGCACTTCCTGAATTTATACGGGGATGGTTCTGGAGTCATAATTATGAATTTATTAGTGCTGTAATTGGTCTTACCATTTATACCAGTACCTTTATTGCAGAAGTAATTAGGGCAGGGATCCAATCGATAGATGATGGGCAGTGGGAAGCCGGACAATCCAGTGGCTTAACAAGGTTTCAATGTCTTATCTTTATTATTATACCACAAGCTATCCAGGTTATTATACCTCCTCTTTGTAATCAGTATTTAAATTTAATAAAGAATTCTTCACTGGCTATGACGGTTGCAGTAGCCGAGCTTACATATCAGGCTCAGGCTATTGAAGCACTTACCTTTCGTGGTTTTGAAGCATTTACTGCAGCAACTTTGATATATATTGTTCTAACATTATTAGTTTCTTTACTGATGAATAGATTTGAGAAATGGATTAATCGAAGTAGGATATCAATAAGTACATAA
- a CDS encoding amino acid ABC transporter permease, which yields MSIQVIINNIPYLAKGFLVTLELAIISIILSFILGTLLGIVKLAKNPIISTLASVYIEIVRGTPLIMVVFWIFFLLPILLSKPIQPFTSAVAAFSIFTSAYIAEIVRAGIQSIPVGQIEAALSSGLSYWQTMRFIILPQATTKMIPPLVSQFISLFKDTSLAYIIGVMELTRRATIINNREFKSFEIFTFVAIIYFMICYSMSKYAKYLERKRRIV from the coding sequence ATGTCAATTCAGGTAATTATTAATAATATTCCATATTTAGCAAAGGGTTTTTTAGTAACCCTTGAGTTAGCTATAATATCCATTATTTTAAGTTTTATTTTAGGCACTTTACTGGGTATTGTTAAATTAGCTAAAAACCCCATTATCAGTACACTTGCCTCTGTTTATATTGAAATTGTTCGGGGTACGCCTTTAATAATGGTTGTTTTCTGGATATTTTTTCTACTGCCAATACTGCTGAGTAAACCTATTCAACCATTTACCAGTGCGGTAGCAGCTTTTAGTATTTTTACATCTGCTTATATTGCTGAAATAGTTAGAGCTGGAATACAATCAATACCTGTTGGCCAGATAGAAGCTGCTTTATCTTCTGGTTTATCTTACTGGCAGACAATGCGATTTATCATATTACCCCAGGCTACCACTAAAATGATTCCTCCCCTAGTATCTCAATTTATATCTTTATTTAAAGATACCTCCCTGGCATATATTATTGGGGTAATGGAATTGACCAGGAGAGCTACTATTATTAATAACCGTGAATTTAAGTCTTTTGAAATTTTTACTTTTGTAGCAATAATATATTTTATGATTTGTTATTCTATGTCAAAGTACGCTAAATACCTGGAAAGAAAAAGGCGGATTGTATAA